Part of the Gramella sp. Hel_I_59 genome, GATATATAAACCAAAAGGGAGGTGGCAAAGCCTACCAGTATGGTAAGATCACGGTATTTTGTTGTAAAAGCAGAAATGATCATTCCCATGCCAAGGCCTAACATAGCCATCATCAAAATATAAACGGGTAGTAATATCAGGTTATAATTGGGGTGAACATCGGCTCCGTTCCATATCACATATAAATAAGTAATAAGCAGGATCCCTAATTGGATTCCAAATTTAAAAAGATTTGTGATCACATTGGACAAAGGCATAATTACTCGTGGGAAATAGACCTTACCAAAAATACCTGCATTTGCACGAAAAGTATTTGAAGTTCCAACGAAACATTGGCTAAAATAATTCCAGGCGGTAATTCCTGTAAGATTGAATAAAAAAGCGGGAACGGTACCGGTGGGGATATTAGCTATATTATTAAATACTAATGTAAAGGTCAAAGCAGTAAAAATGGGCTGTATAAAATACCAAAGAGGCCCTAATATTGTTTGTTTATAGACTGTTACTATATTCCTCTTTACAAATAGGATTAGTAAGTCACGATAGTTCCAGATCTCTTTAAAATTTAGATCTATAAGTTTTCTCTTAGGACTTATCTCATATAACCAATTCTGATCCTTCTCCATACTTGTTACCAATACACTCTATTCAAAATTTCTCATAAATTTTTTCCAGGAGGCTTTTAACTGGGAAAGCCTTGTAGGTGCAGCTCCATAATAACCTTTTGCATAGCGATTATACCCATACCCGTAGCCGTAGCCGTAGCCGTAGCCGTAGCCATAGCCATATTTGGCACTATGTACAAAATGGTTTAAAACAAAACTGATATTTTTAATTTCTCCCTTAGCGTATTTTTGATTAATCGTTTCCAGCATTCCTCTTTTAGTGTAGTCCTGTCTAACCATATATAAGGTGGCATCTGCATGTTTCACCAGGTTGAGGGCATCCGCAACCATCCCTATAGGTGGAGTATCTAGAATTATATAGTCATAATCCTGCTTAAGATTTTCAATTAACTTATCCATTTTCTCTGTTAAGAGTAATTCAGAAGGATTAGGCGGTACAGGCCCTGAGGTAATTACATTTAAATACGGAATTTTACTTTTTTGCACGATCTCCTCAGCCGAGGCCTGGTCTATTAAATAATTAACGATCCCTAAATCATTATTCAACTGAAAATCATCAAAAATCTTTGGTTTCCTAAGGTCCACCCCAACAAGTACCGTTTTCTTTTCACTAAGTGCAAAAACT contains:
- a CDS encoding ABC transporter permease, whose protein sequence is MEKDQNWLYEISPKRKLIDLNFKEIWNYRDLLILFVKRNIVTVYKQTILGPLWYFIQPIFTALTFTLVFNNIANIPTGTVPAFLFNLTGITAWNYFSQCFVGTSNTFRANAGIFGKVYFPRVIMPLSNVITNLFKFGIQLGILLITYLYVIWNGADVHPNYNLILLPVYILMMAMLGLGMGMIISAFTTKYRDLTILVGFATSLLVYISAVPYPLSEVSNKMPDYAWIVKYNPLTQIIEGFRYMILDTGTFTLVGLIYTFSISVLLFIFGLIIFNRTEKNFIDTV